The Chryseobacterium sp. G0186 genome includes the window GAGAGAAAATAGAAAGGAATAATCGGTCTAAACCTACGGAAGTTTCCACTACATAAGGAACATAGTTCTCATTTCTTTCAGGATCGAAGAACTGAAGCTTTCTTCCGGAGAATTCTTCGTGAGCTTTTAAATCGAAATCCGTTCTTGAGTGAATTCCCTCCAATTCTTTAAATCCGAATGGGAAATTAAATTCAATATCAGCCGCAGCATTAGCATAGTGAGCCAATTTTTCATGGTCATGGAATCTGTAATTGTCATCACCTAATCCTAAAGCTAAGTGCCAGTTCAGACGTTTTGTTTTCCATTGTTCGTAGAATTCAAGTTCCGTTCCCGGAGCTACAAAGAATTGCATTTCCATTTGCTCAAATTCACGCATTCTGAAGATAAACTGTCTTGCAACAATTTCATTTCTGAAAGCCTTTCCAATCTGTGCAATACCGAAAGGAAGTTTATGACGGGAAGTTTTTTGAACATTCAGGAAGTTAACGAAGATCCCTTGTGCCGTTTCAGGTCTAAGGTAAAGATCCATAGCGCTGTCTGCAGAAGCTCCAAGCTTTGTTCCAAACATCAGGTTGAATTGTCTTACATCCGTCCAGTTTTTAGAACCCGTATCAGGATCTGCAATTTCAAGCTCCTCAATTAAAGCCTTTACATCAGCAAGATCTTCATTCTCCAGAGATTTTGCCATTCTGGAAAGGATAGCTTCTCTTTTTGCCCTATATTCCAAAATCTTTGGATTAGTAGCTTCAAATTGAGCCTTGTCGAAAGACTCTCCGAATCTTTTCGCAGCCTTTTCGATTTCCTTTCTTTCTTTATCTTCAATTTTAGCACAGTAGTCTTCAATCAAAACGTCTGCCCTGAAACGTTTCTTAGAATCTTTATTATCAATCAATGGATCGTTGAAAGCGTCTACGTGGCCTGATGCCTTCCATGTAGTTGGGTGCATAAGGATTGCTGAATCAATACCCACAATATTCTCGTTAAGCTGTACCATAGCTTTCCACCAGTATTGTTTGATATTATTTTTAAGTTCAGCTCCGTTCTGTCCATAATCGTAAACAGCGGATAAACCATCATAGATCTCACTTGATGGGAAGATAAACCCATATTCTTTAGCGTGAGAAATTACTTTCTTGAAAACATCTTCTTGCTTTGCCATAATTTTTTTAACGTCTGATATGCAAAAATAATGTTTTTTATTGGGAAAATATTAATACCTGTAAGATCCTACATTGGATATGGTCATTAACAAGCATCCTCCTGTACCAATGATCAATAAAATACCTGCAATTATAAACAGTAATATCTTCACTATTCGATACTTTTTTAATGGGATAAAAAGAACGGTAACGACGGTTATAATGATAGAGATCACAATCAATTTCACGAAAAAACCAAAATAGTCCGTCATTTTTTTAAAATTAGGGTGAAGTCTAATACGAATATAAAAATTTTATTTAAAGATTAAACATATTGTTCAGTTATGGCCAGATCGGCGGGAAATTTTTACTTTTGCCCCATGTTAGAAATTCTTTATCGAGACGAACATCTTATTGCCATCAATAAACCCAGCGGATTATTGGTACATAAATCTTATTATGCGGGAGAAGCCGATACGTATGCAATTCAGGAGCTGAGAGACCAGATAGGGCAATATGTTTATCCGGTGCACCGTTTAGACCGGAAAACTTCGGGCGTTTTGCTGTTTACGTTAGATAAAGATACATTACGAATAATGAGTGATCAGTTTGCGAAGCGGCAGGTTGAAAAAAAATATCTGGTGATTTTGAGGGGATGGTCGAAAGAAGAGGAGACCATTGATTATGACCTAACCAATGAAGATGGAGTTCAGCAGAATGCCATTACCTACTATCATCGTTTACAGACTTCGAAAATAGAGCTGGCTTTTGGAAAACATCAGACTTCACGGTATTGTCTGGTAGAAGCCATCCCGGAAACGGGCAGAATGCATCAGCTGAGAAAGCATTTTAAACATATTCTGCACCCTATTTTAGGATGCCGCCCTTATGGCTGTAACAAGCAGAATAAATTGTGGCTGGAAACTTTTAACATGAGCAAACTGATGCTTCATGCCCATCAATTGGTTTTTAATCATCCTATTACCAACGAAAGAATCACACTGAATGCCACTATCAACGAAGAATTTAAAAGAGTAGGGGATATTCTGAATTTTGATCTAAGTTCATATTCTTAACTTCAGCTTGAGTTTTTTATTTAAAGGCAAATAAATTTGTTTCACGAAGCTTGAACACTAGCCAACTTATTGAGTAATACTTTGCTCGCTTGAATAATAGGTCTGAAAAATAAAACCTTTGTGTCCAAAAACTACCTCGCAGATTGTGTAGATTAAACAGATATCTATGCTTTATAGATTGCATTTATAATATATTTTTTCATAAAGTATCATAGGTTAATCCACGATTAATTTTAAAATGAGTATTTTTGTAAAACTTTTTTTCAATGTACAAAAGTATTATTCGTCCTATCCTTTTTAAATTTGACCCGGAAGATGTTCATCACTTTACTTTTTCGGTGCTTAAGAATTTTGGATTTCTTACCCAACTATTTTTCCCAAAACCTATTGAAGACAAACGCCTGGAAAGAGAAGTTTTCGGATTAAAATTTAAAAATCCCGTAGGTTTGGCTGCCGGCTTCGACAAAAATGCTGTTTTGTTCAATGAATTGGGCGATTTAGGTTTCGGATTTGTAGAAATTGGAACCGTAACGCCTAAAGCTCAGGCAGGAAATCCCAGAAAAAGATTGTTCCGATTAATAGAAGATGGGGGAATCATCAACAGAATGGGGTTCAATAACGACGGTCTTGAAGCGGCTATTGAAAAATTAAAATCCAACAAAGGAAAAATAATCATCGGTGGAAACATCGGAAAAAATACCAATACAAGTCCTGAAAACTATACCCAGGATTATCTGGACTGTTTTGAAGGTCTTCATCCTCATGTAGATTATTTTGTACTGAATGTAAGCTGCCCGAATGTGGGAAGCCACGCCAAGCTTGAAGACGTGGAATATCTTCGCGAGCTGATTACAGCGGTAAAGAAAATAAATCTCTCAAAATCTGTACAGAAACCTATATTACTGAAAATTGCTCCGGATCTTAATAACAGCCAGTTGGATGAAATTGTCGAGCTGATTGCAGAAACAAGGATTGATGGTGTGATTGTTTCCAATACATCAGTGAATAGAGAAGGCTTAAAAACATCACCGGAGATTTTAGAACAAATTGGAAACGGCGGATTAAGCGGAAAACCTATTCGTGAGAGAAGTACAAAAATGATCAAATACCTTTCAGATAGAAGCAATAGAGCATTCCCGATCATTGGAGTAGGAGGAATTCACTCTGCAAAGGATGCTATGGAGAAACTGGATGCAGGAGCGAGTTTAATACAGCTCTACACCGGATTTATTTATGAGGGACCGGAATTGATTAACGAAATTAACCAGGAACTTCTGAAAAGAGCAAGTAGATTACCAAGATAAAGTAAAGAGGGTTCATTTTGAGCTCTCTTTTTATTTTGATTTTAGAATGTGGGCATTTTTTATATCAACGGTAAGCTTGTAGGCAGGTGAAGAATCTGATTTACCTATTGTAAGCTGTATTGTTTTTCCATCTTTAGATTTTGTTTCGGTAGTGTCATAGATGTTCTCCAGACAGCTTTCAGTAAGGAATTCCTCATAACGCTTATAATTCCAGTCTTTGGTAAAGTATAGGATTCTGTAGCCTTTTTCTCCTTCGCTGGCTCCGCATCTTCCACAGGCATTAAAATTTGAGGAATGTTCAAAATACAGTAACACCCGATTCCCTTTTTCCCCTGAAATATAGGAAACCAATTCATTGCCTCCATGCTGATTAATAAAATCAAAGGTGTTGATCTTTTTATTATTGGGTAGGATCAGATAATTATTATATCGGTAGATCATGTCGTTTCCGGTAAAGAGTTTTGCCGGTTGAACTTTAGTGCCCAAATAAAAATTTCCCAAAATAGGATTTTCTTTAGTGTATTCTTGTCCAAATAGGATGGATTCTTTTGGGTTGAGGTTTTTTGCAATTTCAGCGGCCTTTTCCACTTTCTGTGGTGAAGTGATCTGCTCCTTAAACTGTGCAGAATTTTGTGTATGCTTGGCTCCGAAATTATATAATGACAATTTCCCATAATTATAAAGCCCGGTTAACGGAATTTTCTTCTGATATTTATCGTAGTAATACCAGCCGTCTACAAAATATTGATATAAACTGCAATCTGCAATACCGGTATAGTAAAGTTGCATGGTGACAGGCACTCCTGCGATTTCTCCTTTGAAAATCTGTGAAGAATCTGTGACTTTTTTTAACTCAATTTTTTGGCCGGAAATAAAGGTTAGACTTAAAAATAATAATAGGGTAAAGAGTTTTTTCATGGTATGGATAGCTTTATTAAAGGAAGAAATGGGAAATGGTATAGATAATCAATCCTACCAATCCTCCCACCAATGTTCCATTCACACGGATAAACTGAAGGTCTTTTCCTACTTCCAATTCCAACTTTTCGCTCAGTTCCTTTCCTTGCCAGTTGCCGACC containing:
- a CDS encoding glycine--tRNA ligase; the encoded protein is MAKQEDVFKKVISHAKEYGFIFPSSEIYDGLSAVYDYGQNGAELKNNIKQYWWKAMVQLNENIVGIDSAILMHPTTWKASGHVDAFNDPLIDNKDSKKRFRADVLIEDYCAKIEDKERKEIEKAAKRFGESFDKAQFEATNPKILEYRAKREAILSRMAKSLENEDLADVKALIEELEIADPDTGSKNWTDVRQFNLMFGTKLGASADSAMDLYLRPETAQGIFVNFLNVQKTSRHKLPFGIAQIGKAFRNEIVARQFIFRMREFEQMEMQFFVAPGTELEFYEQWKTKRLNWHLALGLGDDNYRFHDHEKLAHYANAAADIEFNFPFGFKELEGIHSRTDFDLKAHEEFSGRKLQFFDPERNENYVPYVVETSVGLDRLFLSIFSHCLKDEVLEDGSERTVLSLPPAIAPVKAAILPLMKKDGLGEYAEKIFNDLKYDFNLIYEEKDSIGKRYRRQDAIGTPYCITIDHDSLNDHTVTLRDRDTMTQERVPVSELRRIIDEKTNFRNLLSKI
- a CDS encoding pseudouridine synthase, giving the protein MLEILYRDEHLIAINKPSGLLVHKSYYAGEADTYAIQELRDQIGQYVYPVHRLDRKTSGVLLFTLDKDTLRIMSDQFAKRQVEKKYLVILRGWSKEEETIDYDLTNEDGVQQNAITYYHRLQTSKIELAFGKHQTSRYCLVEAIPETGRMHQLRKHFKHILHPILGCRPYGCNKQNKLWLETFNMSKLMLHAHQLVFNHPITNERITLNATINEEFKRVGDILNFDLSSYS
- a CDS encoding quinone-dependent dihydroorotate dehydrogenase, whose amino-acid sequence is MYKSIIRPILFKFDPEDVHHFTFSVLKNFGFLTQLFFPKPIEDKRLEREVFGLKFKNPVGLAAGFDKNAVLFNELGDLGFGFVEIGTVTPKAQAGNPRKRLFRLIEDGGIINRMGFNNDGLEAAIEKLKSNKGKIIIGGNIGKNTNTSPENYTQDYLDCFEGLHPHVDYFVLNVSCPNVGSHAKLEDVEYLRELITAVKKINLSKSVQKPILLKIAPDLNNSQLDEIVELIAETRIDGVIVSNTSVNREGLKTSPEILEQIGNGGLSGKPIRERSTKMIKYLSDRSNRAFPIIGVGGIHSAKDAMEKLDAGASLIQLYTGFIYEGPELINEINQELLKRASRLPR